Part of the Kitasatospora sp. NBC_00374 genome is shown below.
GGTCGGCTGGCTGCGTGACGACGTGCTGGTGGTCCCGCACGACAACGTGTACCCGAAGGGCCAGACCGATCGGGAGGCCCAGCAGCAGAACGCGGAGGAGTTCGCCTCCTCCGAGGACAGCGCGAAGACCGCCGCGCTCACCCAGCTGGGGATCCCGGTCGGCGCGCAGGTGATCGTCGGTTCGGTGGCGGCCGGCAGCCCGGCCGAGGGCAAGCTGCACGCGGGGGACCGGATCGTCGCGGTGGACGGTACGCCGGTGACCACCGCCGCCTCGGTGGCCGAGCAGGTGACCAAGCACAAGCCGGGCGAGGCCACGGTCTTCACGGTCGTCCCGCGGGGTGCGGCCGAGACGGACCGGGCCGAGGTGTCGATCACCACCGCGAAGGCGCAGAACGCGGACCGGGCGATCGTCGGCATCGTGCCGGGGATCGACCACACCTACCCGTTCAAGATCGATATCGGGCTGCAGGACGTCGGCGGCCCCAGTGCCGGCCTGATGTTCGCGCTCGGCATCGTGGACAAGCTCACCCCGGGCGACCTCACCGGCGGCACATTCGTCGCCGGGACCGGCACGATCGCCGACGACGGCAAGGTCGGGCCGATCGGTGGCATCCAGATGAAGCTGATCGCGGCCCGCGACAAGGGCGCCCAGTACTTCTTCACGCCCGCGGACAACTGCTCGGAGGCGGCCAAGGCCACCCCGAGCGGGCTCACCCTGGTCAAGGTGGGGACCCTGCAGGACGCACTCGGCGCGCTGGACCGGATCAGCTCCGGCCAGACCGCCGGGCTCCCCGCCTGCCCCCGCTGACGGCGAGGGCGGGACGGGGCGGCCGACGGGTCAGGAGAAGGTCGCCAGCAGGGCCTCGGTCAGGCCCGGCACCAGGTCGGGGCCGGTCAGCACCTCGCGGGCGACGTCCTTCTCGCGCAGCCGCAGGGCGATCTCGCGGGAGCCGTCGCGGAGCACCGCCGCGGTGATCCGGACCTCCTGGCGCGCCGGGTGGTTGGCCACCCAGTCGGCCAGCTCGCTCTCGGTGGCGTTCTTCGGACGGGTCTGCTCGGCGCCGGGCGGGAGCATCAGCCGCTCGACCACCAGCGCGCAGCCGACCACCTGGTCCGGCCAGGCGATGGTGCCGAGGAACTTGTCCAGCGCCGTACCGGCCGGCAGTTCCTCCTGTTCGACCGGCGTCAGGCCGGCGGTCTCGCCGCCGGTCAGGCCGAGCTGCTTGGCCAGCCGCGGGTCCGCCTTGCGCAGCTTGGCGGTGTCCACCAGGGCGAACAGGCGGGCCGGGAGGTCCCAGCCGAGGGTGGCGGCGTACTCGTCGATCTCCAGCGCGGCCCGGGTGAGCGGGGTCGCGGCGGGCAGGCCGGCGGCCTCGGACGGCTTGCCGGAGGGGGTGTTGTGGGCATCGGACATGCCCCAATCCTCACACGGGGCGCGGGGGTCCCGGCCCCGCCGGGCCGCAGACCGGGTCCGGGGAAGCGGCGATCTCGTTCCTCTCCATGGGAACTCCGGTAAAGACCGATTAAGTTGCACTGGAGTCCAACCCAAGACGACATTCACGACCCAACAGCAGAGGTGCCACCTTGGTATTCCAGATGCCGGATCGCCCGGGGCCGGGCTTCCGTGCCAGAGTCGGCCCGCCCTCCCGTCGCACCAAGGTGCTCCTGCTGACCGCAGGCGTCCTGGCCGTGCTGTTCCTGCTGTTCGTGATGTTCGCGGGTGTGTGGACGGACTGGCTGTGGTTCAAGTCGGTCCACTATTCCTCGGTTTTCACCTCCCAGCTGTGGACGAAGGCCGGCCTGTTCGCGGTCTTCGGCCTGCTGATGGCCGTGATCGTCGGCGCCAACCTCTGGCTGGCGCACCGGCTGCGGCCGCCGCTGGCCGCGATGTCGGTCGAGCAGCAGAGCCTCGACCGCTACCGGATGGGCGTCGCGCCCTACAAGAAGTGGCTGCTGATCGGCGCCTCGCTGCTGGTCGGGCTGATCGGCGGCGCCGCCGCCTCCGGGCAGTGGCGGACGTGGATGCTCTGGACCAACGAGACGGCGTTCGGGGTGAAGGACAGCCAGTTCCACCTGGACGTGTCCTTCTACGCCTTCGAACTGCCCTGGTACGAGTTCCTGCTGGGCTTCGCGTTCAGCGCGGTGATCGTCTCGCTGCTGGGCTCCGTGCTGGTCCACTACCTGTACGGCGGTCTGCGGCTGCAGGGCCCGGGCCGGCGGGCCAGCGCCGGCGCGCAGGGGCACCTCGCCGTGCTGCTGGGCGTGTTCGTCCTGCTCAAGGCCGTGGCGTACTGGCTGGACCGGTACGCGCTCGCGGTGAAGTCCGGCTCGTACAAGGGCGTGGACGGGTGGACCGGCCTGCGGTACGTGGACGCCAACGCGTTCCTGCCGGCCAAGACCATCCTGTTCTTCGTCGCGATCATCTGCGCGCTGCTGTTCTTCCTCACCCCGATCCGCCGCACCTGGGCGCCGGCCCTGATCGGCTTCGGCCTGATGGCGCTGTCCGCCGTGCTGATCGGCGGGGTGTACCCGGCGATCGTGCAGCAGTTCCAGGTCAAGCCGAACGAGCAGGCCAAGGAGACGCCGTACATCCAGAAGAACATCGACGCGACCCGGCAGGCGTACGGCATCGCCGACAGCCAGACCCAGCAGTACGACCCGAAGGGCACCACCAGCGCCGACGCGCTGAAGCCGGACGCCCAGACGATCGCGGACATCCGGCTGCTCGACCCGAACGTGGTCGCGCCGACCTTCCAGCAGAACGAGGCGCTGCGGAAGTACTACGCCTTCCCGAAGACCCTGGACGTCGACCGCTACGGCAGCCAGGACACCGTGGTCGGCGTCCGTGAGCTGGACCTGGGCGGTGTCCAGCAGCGCAACTGGATCAACGACCACTTCAAGTACACCCACGGCTACGGCCTCGTCGCGGCCAAGGGCAACCAGGTCGACGGGCTGGGCAACCCGGTCTACACCGAGTCCTCGCTGCCGACCACCGGCACCCTCGGGGACTACCAGCAGCGGGTCTACTACGGCGAGAAGACCAGCACGTACTCGATCGTCGGCGGCACCAACGAGGAGATCGACTACACCTCGGAGTCGGGCGCCGCGCAGACCTACAAGTACACCGGCGGCAGCGGGGTGTCCCTGGACAACCCGCTGACCCGGGCCGCGTTCGCGGTGAAGTTCGCCGAGCCGCAGATCCTCTACTCGGGAGCGATCGCCGACGGCGCGAAGGTCATCTACGACCGCACTCCCAAGGAGCGGGTCGAGAAGGTCGCCCCGTGGCTGTCCATCGACGCCGACCCGTACCCGGTGGTGCAGGACGGCAAGCTGGTCTGGGTGCTGGACGGTTACACCACCTCGGACGGCTTCCCGTTCTCGTCCAAGACCACCCTTGGTGACGTCACCAAGGACTCGCTGACCGACCAGCGCGGCCGCACGCTGACCGCCGTCAACAAGGTCAACTACATCCGCAACTCGGTGAAGGCCACCGTCGACTCCTACACCGGCGAGGTGACGCTCTACCAGTGGGACGAGACCGACCCGGTGCTGAAGACCTGGATGAAGGCCTTCCCCGACACGGTCACCCCGAAGTCGGACATCCCGGCCGCGCTGATGCCGCACCTGCGCTACCCGCAGGACCTCTTCAAGGTGCAGCGCGACCTGCTCTCGCAGTACCACATGACCGACGCGAGCGGCTTCTTCAACGGCACCGACATCTGGCAGGTGCCGATCGACCCCACCACCAACACCGGTGAGGTCCAGCCGCCGTACTACCTGACCGTCCGGATGCCCGACGCGGCGGCGGCGAGCTTCTCGCTCACCACCAGCTTCGTCCCGAGCGGACGGGACAACCTGGCCGCCTTCATGGCCGTCAGCGCCGACCCGGGCCCGGACTACGGAAAGATCC
Proteins encoded:
- a CDS encoding PDZ domain-containing protein codes for the protein MPRRSATMLAATLLLIGLLCASVVMKVPYTEMSPGPTYNTLGVQEKTGEPVISISGHETYPTSGHLNMTTVQVTGANYQPGLVSAVVGWLRDDVLVVPHDNVYPKGQTDREAQQQNAEEFASSEDSAKTAALTQLGIPVGAQVIVGSVAAGSPAEGKLHAGDRIVAVDGTPVTTAASVAEQVTKHKPGEATVFTVVPRGAAETDRAEVSITTAKAQNADRAIVGIVPGIDHTYPFKIDIGLQDVGGPSAGLMFALGIVDKLTPGDLTGGTFVAGTGTIADDGKVGPIGGIQMKLIAARDKGAQYFFTPADNCSEAAKATPSGLTLVKVGTLQDALGALDRISSGQTAGLPACPR
- a CDS encoding PPA1309 family protein, which translates into the protein MSDAHNTPSGKPSEAAGLPAATPLTRAALEIDEYAATLGWDLPARLFALVDTAKLRKADPRLAKQLGLTGGETAGLTPVEQEELPAGTALDKFLGTIAWPDQVVGCALVVERLMLPPGAEQTRPKNATESELADWVANHPARQEVRITAAVLRDGSREIALRLREKDVAREVLTGPDLVPGLTEALLATFS
- a CDS encoding UPF0182 family protein: MPDRPGPGFRARVGPPSRRTKVLLLTAGVLAVLFLLFVMFAGVWTDWLWFKSVHYSSVFTSQLWTKAGLFAVFGLLMAVIVGANLWLAHRLRPPLAAMSVEQQSLDRYRMGVAPYKKWLLIGASLLVGLIGGAAASGQWRTWMLWTNETAFGVKDSQFHLDVSFYAFELPWYEFLLGFAFSAVIVSLLGSVLVHYLYGGLRLQGPGRRASAGAQGHLAVLLGVFVLLKAVAYWLDRYALAVKSGSYKGVDGWTGLRYVDANAFLPAKTILFFVAIICALLFFLTPIRRTWAPALIGFGLMALSAVLIGGVYPAIVQQFQVKPNEQAKETPYIQKNIDATRQAYGIADSQTQQYDPKGTTSADALKPDAQTIADIRLLDPNVVAPTFQQNEALRKYYAFPKTLDVDRYGSQDTVVGVRELDLGGVQQRNWINDHFKYTHGYGLVAAKGNQVDGLGNPVYTESSLPTTGTLGDYQQRVYYGEKTSTYSIVGGTNEEIDYTSESGAAQTYKYTGGSGVSLDNPLTRAAFAVKFAEPQILYSGAIADGAKVIYDRTPKERVEKVAPWLSIDADPYPVVQDGKLVWVLDGYTTSDGFPFSSKTTLGDVTKDSLTDQRGRTLTAVNKVNYIRNSVKATVDSYTGEVTLYQWDETDPVLKTWMKAFPDTVTPKSDIPAALMPHLRYPQDLFKVQRDLLSQYHMTDASGFFNGTDIWQVPIDPTTNTGEVQPPYYLTVRMPDAAAASFSLTTSFVPSGRDNLAAFMAVSADPGPDYGKIRVLKVPSGSGALGPKLTQAKFNSDQAVANQLTLLRTGTDSDIEYGNLLTLPVGGGLLNVEPVYLIGRGARVPVLKKVLAVYGNDNVALEDTLEKALTKVFGNAAATAPTTPTAPTTPTTPGTTTPTTPTTPTPGTGDPAVTKAIQDAQKAYNDSQEALKSGDWAKYGEAQKALQEALNRAAAAQPTGGATPAPAPKPTAPPTATPTASPSPGS